In Zingiber officinale cultivar Zhangliang chromosome 6A, Zo_v1.1, whole genome shotgun sequence, a single genomic region encodes these proteins:
- the LOC121997475 gene encoding eukaryotic translation initiation factor 4B2-like codes for MSNPWGGVGAWALDAEREEAEEREREAVAGSLAQSFPSLKESASSASTKQKKKKKNAAIPLAQFVATGGASVAFESSKGLTPEEMLRLPTGPRERSHDELEHGRLGGGFRSFGAGERDGAWGGGRRGNSGFDEGRRGPPPRDRDLDLQSRADEVDSWGAGKKAFVPLRSDGGRRDTYGFGDGNSSKADEVDNWASMKKPLPSKSSSFGSEFRDPHTSSDSNRWGRDREGSIPSEIGRPRLVLNPPKKRDVDSPPPTSEPAKTRPSPFGAARPREEVLAEKGVDWKQMNSEYEMKNTSRPTSSHSSRPSSSQSSRQGSLSLEEVVIKSKPKVNPFGNAKPREVILEEKGVDWKKIDLDLEHNRVERSETNEERLLKEEINHLKSLAIETDGGSNLPAEQLSMLHNEIASKEKDLELLAYQLDNAVRFSQRYTTTNSRPGSAAGRSDTSSTRSPSQSGMSERSRSTEFVDRPQSRGAAGDEGGKMANNRRGFQRGNDKGFFHGRNSDRSSSRERW; via the exons ATGTCCAATCCGTGGGGCGGCGTCGGCGCATGGGCGCTGGATGCCGAGCGGGAGGAGGCGGAGGAGCGCGAGCGAGAGGCGGTCGCCGGCAGTCTTGCGCAGAGCTTCCCCAGCCTGAAGGAGTCGGCCTCCTCCGCCTCTACCaagcagaagaaaaagaagaagaacgcGGCCATACCCTTGGCCCAGTTCGTCGCCACCGGCGGCGCCTCGGTTGCTTTTGAATCGTCTAAGGGACTGACCCCTGAGGAGATGCTCCGCCTCCCCACTGGCCCGAGGGAGCGATCCCACGATGAGCTCGAGCACGGCCGCCTCGGCGGCGGGTTCCGGTCGTTTGGGGCTGGCGAGAGAGACGGTGCGTGGGGTGGAGGGAGAAGGGGTAACAGTGGTTTTGACGAGGGACGGAGAGGCCCGCCTCCTAGGGATAGGGATTTGGACCTGCAATCGAGAGCTGACGAGGTGGATAGTTGGGGAGCCGGAAAGAAGGCGTTTGTTCCTCTGCGGAGTGATGGTGGTCGCCGAGATACATATGGTTTTGGCGATGGAAATTCATCGAAGGCTGACGAGGTAGATAACTGGGCATCTATGAAGAAACCTCTCCCTTCCAAATCTTCAAGCTTTGGATCAGAGTTTAGGGATCCTCACACATCATCTGATTCCAATCGATGGGGGAGGGACAGAGAAGGATCTATTCCCAGCGAAATAGGGAGGCCAAGGCTCGTTTTGAATCCTCCAAAGAAGAGGGATGTTGACTCACCACCACCAACAAGCGAACCTGCTAAGACTCGCCCGAGCCCCTTCGGTGCTGCACGTCCAAGAGAAGAGGTTTTGGCTGAGAAAGGGGTGGATTGGAAGCAGATGAACTCTGAGTATGAGATGAAGAACACCAGCAGACCAACTAGCTCTCATTCCAGCAGACCTTCCAGTTCACAGTCAAGCAGGCAGGGGAGTCTGAGCTTGGAAGAGGTGGTCATTAAATCTAAGCCAAAAGTGAACCCCTTTGGCAATGCAAAACCGCGCGAGGTTATCTTGGAAGAAAAGGGAGTCGATTGGAAGAAAATTGACCTTGACTTGGAGCACAATAGGGTTGAGAG ATCTGAAACCAATGAAGAAAGGCTTCTAAAAGAAGAGATAAATCATCTGAAGTCACTGGCTATTGAAACTGATGGGGGTTCAAACCTACCTGCTGAACAACTTTCTATGCTTCACAATGAGATTGCAAGCAAAGAAAAAGATCTGGAGCTTCTGGCTTACCAGTTGGACAATGCTGTTCGATTTAGTCAAAGATACACAACCACCAACAGTAGACCAGGATCTGCAGCTGGTAGGAGTGATACCTCATCTACAAGGTCGCCATCTCAATCTGGCATGTCAGAGAGATCTAGGAGCACTGAATTTGTTGACAGACCACAATCAAGGGGTGCGGCTGGAGACGAAGGGGGGAAAATGGCAAACAACAGAAGAGGATTTCAGAGGGGGAATGATAAAGGCTTCTTTCATGGTAGAAATAGTGACAG GTCGAGTTCCAGGGAGCGTTGGTGA
- the LOC121997474 gene encoding fructokinase-1-like: MATVNSAGDARIVVSFGEMLIDFVPTESGVSLAEATAFLKAPGGAPANVAIAVKRLGRRSAFVGKLGDDEFGHMLVSILRDNGVSDAGVVFDSGARTALAFVTLRADGEREFMFYRNPSADMLLTKAELNVDLIRKASIFHYGSISLISEPCRSAHLKAMELAKEAGALLSFDPNLRLLLWPSPQEARKQILSIWNQADIVKVSEVELAFLTGHDSVEDEVAMRLWHPNLKLMLVTLGDKGCKYYTKDFRGLIGSFPVKQVDSTGSGDAFVGGMLRGIEEDRSTLQDEKKLREVLKFANACGAITATKKGAIPSLPNVAEVMQLLEKA; this comes from the exons ATGGCCACCGTCAATAGCGCCGGCGACGCCAGGATCGTAGTGAGTTTCGGAGAGATGCTCATCGATTTCGTGCCGACCGAGTCCGGCGTCTCGCTGGCAGAAGCCACAGCGTTCTTGAAGGCCCCCGGCGGTGCGCCGGCCAACGTTGCCATCGCCGTCAAGCGCCTCGGAAGGCGGAGCGCCTTCGTGGGCAAGCTCGGCGACGACGAGTTCGGCCACATGCTCGTATCCATCCTCCGCGACAATGGCGTCTCCGACGCGGGCGTCGTCTTCGACTCCGGCGCACGCACCGCCTTAGCATTCGTTACCCTCCGGGCCGACGGAGAACGGGAGTTCATGTTCTATCGCAACCCCAGCGCCGACATGCTTCTCACGAAGGCCGAGCTTAATGTGGATCTCATCAGAAAA GCTTCAATATTTCACTATGGATCCATAAGTTTGATTTCGGAGCCATGCCGATCTGCTCATCTCAAGGCCATGGAGTTGGCCAAGGAGGCTGGTGCTCTTCTGTCCTTTGATCCAAACCTCCGGTTGCTGCTCTGGCCATCACCTCAGGAGGCTCGCAAGCAGATCCTCAGCATCTGGAACCAGGCCGATATTGTCAAGGTCAGCGAAGTCGAGCTTGCATTCTTGACTGGTCATGACTCTGTGGAAGATGAAGTTGCCATGCGACTCTGGCACCCGAACCTGAAGCTGATGCTAGTAACCCTCGGAGATAAGGGATGCAAGTACTACACCAAG GATTTTCGAGGACTAATTGGATCCTTTCCAGTCAAGCAGGTGGATTCAACAGGTTCAGGCGATGCATTTGTAGGCGGGATGCTCCGAGGAATCGAAGAAGACCGATCAACTTTGCAG GATGAGAAGAAACTGAGGGAAGTACTAAAATTCGCCAATGCATGTGGGGCGATCACTGCTACCAAAAAGGGGGCAATCCCTTCATTGCCAAATGTAGCTGAAGTCATGCAGTTGCTTGAGAAGGCATAA
- the LOC121995161 gene encoding uncharacterized protein LOC121995161, which yields METTAKACEVPAVAAARERRGRGRIGGTEERTLERKPSKVMLEGYVGVGDGRLGRSTSLTSDDLEDLKGCVDLGFEFSYEDIPKLSTTLPALELCYPRGQPAASASQRDGRTDGDSPVASPLVADWKFLAPGDDPKEVKARIKYWAKAVACIVKLCKD from the exons ATGGAGACGACGGCGAAGGCCTGCGAAGTGCCAGCGGTGGCGGCGGCTCGGGAGAGGCGGGGAAGAGGCCGGATAGGCGGCACAGAGGAGAGGACGCTGGAGCGGAAGCCAAGCAAGGTGATGCTCGAGGGCTACGTTGGGGTCGGCGACGGTCGATTGGGGCGGTCGACGAGTCTCACGTCCGATGACCTCGAGGATCTCAAGGGGTGCGTCGATCTAGGGTTCGAGTTCAGCTACGAGGACATCCCGAAGCTGAGCACTACGCTCCCGGCGCTGGAGCTCTGCTACCCGAGGGGCCAGCCGGCGGCATCGGCGTCGCAGCGGGATGGTAGGACGGATGGAGATTCGCCTGTGGCTTCGCCCCTAGTCGCCGATTGGAAGTTCCTTGCTCCTG GAGATGATCCAAAGGAAGTTAAAGCAAGGATCAAGTATTGGGCTAAAGCAGTAGCGTGCATTGTTAAACTATGCAAAGATTAA